Genomic segment of Colletotrichum destructivum chromosome 5, complete sequence:
CTGCAGCTTGTGGACGTTCCCACACCGTTCTGTGGCTTCTATGCCGATTCGCTCATATGGTCTCTCCATCGGGTCCCTGTGGTTCGTTTCGAGTCCCGTTGCCGGGCcaaagaaaaggagaatGGAGACACAAGTCCCATACCAATCCCACTGACATCTtgacaaggggggggggtctcACTTCAAAGTTTGCAGAACTGGGTTTTCTCTTTGAGGGACTCCACCGAGATTGCAACCGAATGGGGCAAAGCGGCTCAGGTGGCCCGCCACGGATCCAGCGGGACTTCATGACTCTCACTTTCGGTTACGTGCCCAGATAGGGGACCGTGGGGGGGGAACCAACCCAGGGGATCTGTTGATTCAAGGATAGTCAGACGGGTTGATGATGAGATAGGATTGATGACCCAATTCCTGACCCAATATCCGTACCATGCTTCAAAATCCACAATGTTGGAGGCGTTTGGCCTAGACTCATTGCTTCATCCATTTGTTCCTGCTGTACATATAATACAGGACTCAGTTGTATGCCATGCAACTGCGACTCTCCCGTGGCATCCGCGCTGTATCCGGGGTGTGTCCGGCCCCGTTAGCCTGGTCTGCCGGGTGGTTCACCGGGGCCGGGCCGCAGCCGTCAGCCGTTAGCCGGCTGAATTGCCGCCTCGCCACCAAAGTGCTCACGGCTTGCTGCATCTTTTGCTGGGCCATGCGAGTCTTTTGCTGCCTGGGTAAGCGCCGGTCTCGGTCAGAGGTGCTCTGGCGACCCCCATGAACGGCACCTTTGACTATACAAGCGCAACAAGTGCTCCTGCAACGCAACTCTCCACCATGTGCTCAGAGGGGGTTCCGCGAGTACGGCGAATGTCGATAGCCCCGGCCTTGGGCTGCTTTCTGCCTTTGGCTCGGCGGTCCAtgcctcctcgccgatgTCTCCGGGCCCGATCCCTCGTGACGGGGGTGCAGTCCAATATGATCTTCCTCCGGGCCATTCCAAGATAAAGATGCCGTTGTGTCACCCGTTTCTGCCTCCAGAGGGTTAGGCATACTCTCAAGGGAAGCGTTCAGAGTCTCGGCGAGCCAGCTCTCCACACTCCTGTCTGCTgcgacctcgccatcggcaatACCTGCCTGGGGCGGCTTCTCATCCCCTCCTCTAAACCGGCGTCTTCGCTGACTGAGCGGCTCGACGAACGAGACCCGAATGCGCGCAGGCCGGTTGTTCTCCTTGTTCTCGTCCCGCCCGGCCATGTCACCCCGACCCCCGTCTTCAACCTCCTCCGCACGGAAGCGCGCTTCCGTGTCCGCCAGATTGCGGAAGGCGTCTTTCACTCCCATGAACGCAACTGGGCACTTCATGATCGAGAGCCTGTGTCCGGTCCCGACCTGGGCCGGGTCTCTCCAGCGTGCGTTGAAGTTCTCTTGGATCTTTGCTCGGCGGGCATACGCTTCCCGGAGGGAGGCGTGCAGTGTCTTTATGTGCTCATCTTCGAGGGCAAGCAAGTTGCGCAGAAACTCCGATTCGCGCAGATAGTCCCGATCCTCGGCCGCGCACTTTTCGGATTCGCGCTCGACCAACCCGAGCTGCTTTGCGGCTATTTGGACGCCGTCCAATTTGGGGCGCGGTCCTTCACCCACCGTGGCCCGTCGGCCGTATCCTTCATGAAGGGCGGCCGACCGCAAGGGTTCCCATGCGCGCCTCCAGCTCAAGTCGTTGGGGGTGCCCGTCTAGCTCTGTCAGTGTCGTAGCGAATGGCATTGGCGTGGTGCTTGATGTTACCTCGTCCATCTTATCTCGACCCCGTCTCGTGTGATGTCTTAGTGGCCAGGCTACCAGAAGGTATGAGATGAGtagtgagtgagagtgagactGGGACTGAAattgagagtgagagtgagactgaaagtgaaagtgagagtgagagtgagaatgagagtgATAGTGAAGGTGAGAGtgaagatgaagagagaTGGATCTTAACGCGTTCATCTCGGCCCAAAGACGCGTCCCTAAACACGCGCGCGGGGATAGATCCCTTGTCCCTTGACCCCTCGACCCCCAAACCGGGCCCTTGTCCATTAGCATGCACCCCCAGGTTGGTTTAGCGACATGAGAGCCTATCTTATAGGCAGACTTCCCCTGAGGAGGCAAGTTAACCACAGCATCTCGGGCTTTCCATGAGCCTGTGATTGAATTCTTCTCCGTAACTGCAAGGCACAATTCACTGTACCCCAGCGAGACATCAAGTACAATCGATGTTCCAAGAGTTGATGAGCTGTGAGCTCTCGATCCACCCGTCAACAACGTTCTCTATCTCAAGTTGTTCTCCTGCTCTGCATGGCGAAGAGTGCCAAAACATGAGGATCCCCTATCTTTCATGTGAAAGTCTCAGTCATCAAACATGCATCTCGATTCTGAGTTGTTGGCAACATCGTGAACAGCTTAGAAGTCACAGACGCTTCACAATGGAGTCACATCGGACACAATCACATTCGGCAAGTCCATCGTCGTCCAATTACACAAATCTCCGCAGGGTACTCGTGAACATGCCCGACCAAGTGCCCGCTTCCGGGCCCGGGAttgccgctgtcgctgtGCTTGTCCCTTCCGCTGCCGCTACGGCCTTGTTCTCGACTtgggcgccgccgtgacTGTCCACCGTGTCGTTCTACTGCACGGCgtcgaccgccgccgtcgacgccttcGCAGCGGCAGAGGCATCGTCATCCTGGTCCTCTTTCTTGTACGGGTGGTGCCTCTTCTTGTTGAACCACTttttgttgttcttgttccgcttctttttcttccagCCTGCTGTCTGCGCTGTCTGTGCTGTCTGCGGGTGATGtggcgtcgtcatcgggttccccatcatcatcggcgtcggcgttgacGCATATTGCATCTGCGCTCCCTGGTGCATCTGCGCTCCCCGTTGCATCTGTGCTCCTTGTTGCATCTGTGCTCCCTGTGGTGTCTGCGGCAAGTGAGATATCTGACGCATGTGTGGCATTTGCggcctctgctgctgtgGTGGCAATGGTGACATCTGGTTCATCGGAAACAGCTGTGTCATATTGGCCATCTGCGGCATCCGCATCACCTGGGGCATCTGTGACGTCCGCGGCATCGCCGGTGCTACCGGAACGGCCCTGGGAGGCCCAGACCCCGGGGCTCCGGGATGCGGCGCGATCGCGTTCAGGTTGGTCTCGTCCCagctctcctcctccggctTGATGACGACACAGTCGTGGTATCACGCCCGCCATTCCTCGCCATCGGTTGTCGGTGTTCGGCCTCGCCTTGAACCCCGGCCCCCGCCTCCGCTGGCTCCTCCTCAGCGGACCTGTTGCGCTTCTCGATGGCGAGCTGCAGcgagatctggacctgcttgacgagggcctcggcctgggcgtGCTCCTGGAGACGCCGGTCGTATTGGGTATAAGGGGGGGTGTCTGCGATTCAGTCCTGCAAGTCAGTCCTGAAACTCGGTCCAAGACGTAGAAGCCCTCGAGACGGGTATAAATACCCTGCCTTCGTCCTGTATCTCCATTCTAGAGGAATAGACGCTTCTGGTCCTTATTTCACCTACGTATTGCTCATCACACATCCGTTCTACACAAAGGGTTGTCAAAGATAAGCAACGGCGGAGCTCTTTGTTTTTCTAGTTGTTTTTTTCAGTCACTTCATGCAGAGCGTTTCACAATCGAGACAGTGTCCCTACAACCGTAGTCCTCAGTTTGAGCCAGATTATCTCGAGAATCCCGTAATTCAAGTTCTCATGCTTCTTCCAGGGAAATTCACGCCTCCAGCCATCAAGTTGTATCTTTCGGCATGGCTGCTTTGATATTTACGTTCATCGTCTGCCACTTAAACAAGTCACAGCACATTAAGTGTATCTCAAACGACAAGCCAAGTTCGAACACAGCCTATGTTTCTAATTTACATGAGCTGACCTGGTTCCCTGCTACAATTAGCAGACTAACATAATGCACCAGGCtaccctcccttccccctaCAACGTCAGAACATAACGGTAGCGGGCTTTCCCGGCCTCAAAGTCCACAATCCCCTGATTCGCCTCCGACATGGGCCGTTCTTGGACCCAAAGCTTGATGCCCTTGTCAGCAGCCAGGTCCAGCATCTCGCGGATCTCTCCACGCGATCCGATGCTGGACCCGGTGAGTCTGATGCGCCGCGAGACGAGCAGCATCGGGCTGACCTCGAAGTTGCCGTCGTCCGGCAGGCCGACCTGGATGAAggtgccgtcgacgcccacCAGGCCGAGATACTCGCCAAAGGGCATCTTGTTCGTGCCGACGGtgttgatgacgatgtcgaagGAGCCGGAATGCGCCGCGGCCCAGTCCGGCTGCTCGCTCGTGGCGATGTAGTCGTCCGCGCCCATCCCGAGCACCTCCTCCCGCTTCGATCCGCCGCGGGAGATCCCAACCACCCTGTCCGCTCCCAGGGCCCTCGCAAACAGAATAGCACAATGGCCCAGTCCGCCCACGCCAACGACACCGACAGTCTTCCCGGGCCCGCATCCGTTGCGCTTGAGCGGCGAGTAGACGGTAACACCACCGCAGAGCATGGGGGCAACGGAGGCCGAGTCGAGCCTCGCGTCAAGCTTGAACACGAACTGCGAGGGACAGCGATGGTACGTCGCGTACCCGCCCATGGCTTTCCCGCCGTTGTAGTGGACGGCGCCGTACGTATGCACAAGCTTCCCGCAGTAAggctcgtcgccggcgtcgcaCGGCTTGCAAGGGCCGAAGCGGCCGAGACAGGAGTTGGCTTGggcaccgacgccgacgcggtcTCCGACGACAATGTCTCCCCCGACTTCGGACCCGACGcgcacgacgacgccgacgattTCGTGGCCGACGCAGATCGGATACGGGGCCTCATACTAGGTGTTTTCACCGCTGTCAGCGATGGAATTTGGGTTGTGAGTGGCGTGAAAACTACAGACGTACCCAGCCGCTGCGCAGCGTGTGTAAGTCGGTGCCGCATATGCCGCTGTGGGTGACTCGCAGGTCGACGTCCGTTTCCTCCCACGGCTTGGGCTCGAACTCTCTCCAGACCATGTTTCCGTCCGCGGCAGACTTGTCGAGGCCCAGCCAGCCCTCGAATTTGTAGTCCGTAGTCAGCATGGTAGATGTTGCTGAGGAATAGGGATGGTGAGTGCGTGGCTTCGTCGGAGTGAAGAGAGATTGAGCACCGGTTTTGGCCACCGGAAACAAGGTTTGGCTGCACGAACGGTTGTCTTAAACAACATGGCCATCTTATATATTCGTTTTGCAATGCGCCATGTTGGAGAAGACACCTCCCACCTGTGCCGCAATGCCACGTCCAacgaaggacgaggagccaCGCCCCATGGGGGCAGGccggtcgacggcgtgggGAGTCTCAGGGGTCATGTTAACTGATATCCGATGACTTTCATCTCGAATGCTACCATGTATCCCCCTCGTCTTGCCCCGGTGTTGTTTGTTCAGATATGTGCCGACTCCACTTGGGTGAAGCGCCAACGCTCTTCGGTCTGCAGCACCCTTGTTGCGTATAGGTCACCCAGGACCAACCGCATATGCATCTCGGTCCATTTTCCTAGCTGGGAAACTCTCCTCGTTCTGGTATCGACCTGTCAATAAACGGTAACGGATGCATTGTAACTTGGTTTCGTGATCCGGTTGTAGATCATGTCCACAATTGTTGAGGAGTTGAGACAGACCTTACTGAGGTGGCTTTTGTGGTATTTTGAGTCAAGGTCAAATCAGTCTTGTTAGTCTTATCTCATCTCATGTATAATCCGGTACTGAGAAATAGGAGTTTCTGGATTCTTTTCTAAATTTTCCAAGAATAGGTAGAATCATAGATTCTGCCAACCACTGTAAATCAGCCGACTCTTTCATTATTCAACACCTGAATGATGAGGATTGTCGATTTGAATGTTGTTTATTCTAAACTGCCAACCGGTGCTTCTTTTCCGTTTCATTGTTCCAGGTTCGTTACAGACATTGGGACGATAAAATTAAGAGCTCATCTATCAAAATAATACCACTTAACCACGGACTAGACGGAAACTGGGACTCAGCTTGGCGATTCCAGGAAAAAGGGAGTATTCTCTCGTCGTTGTTGATCATAGTGTCTCGCTGATGGAATTGTCCAGGTAAGCTGGCGGTATTGTTGACCGCCTGGATGTCCGATTTGTCCGAGGCATCGGGAGGGCCCCAACCGTCCGAAAACGCCGGAAGCGTTCCGACCCCGAACAGCCCGAGTGTCAGTAAGCTGTGACGTAATCCCGGATGTGGCTGTCGGATGTGGCTGTCGGAGAATGGAACTTGACTTCTCACCTCGCATGGACTGCGAACTCAAGTTACGCCTGTCAAAGAAACAAAAAGGCAACAGTCTGCTCTTGGAGGTTTGACAACTACAGTTGGTAAACAAACAGTTCATTCAGAGAATAGGCACCATCAACATGTTTTACCAACCCGGAGTCAGTGATCATGGGCTTCCCTACGACCCCTTCAAGGTATTGATTACAAGACACATCCCATCCATGGCACACTACCCCTCCGTCTCTCATGACTGACAAACCCTAGGCATGTGTCGTGCCCCGCGCCATCGGATGGATCTCGtccgtctccgccgacggcgagcacAACCTAGCCCCCTACAGCCAGTTCACCAACGTCAGCTTCGACCCGCCGATGGTCATGTTCAGCGCGAACCAGACCTACGACGGCACCCGCAAGGACACCGTCAACAACATCGAGCGCACGGGGAGCTTCTGCTGGCAGCTCGCGACGTACGCCCTTCGGGACGCCGTCAACGTCTCGGCGGAGGCCGTCGGcccggacgaggacgagttcgtccgcgccggcctggaaaagACGTGGTCCCGGAGCCTCAAGACGCCCGTCCCGATGgtcgccgcgtcgcccgTGCGCTTCGAGTGCGAGTACATGCAGACGGTGCGGCTGCCGGGCAACCCGCCcatgggcgccgtcgacgtcgtcttcgccaggGTCGTCGGGGTCCACGTCGATGAGAGCGTCCTGACGGAGGGGAGGATCGATGTTTCCAAGACGAACCCGATTGCTCGGCTCGGGTACTTCGAGTACGGCGTCATCAGCGAGTCGTTCGAGATGATTGTTCCGGGAGACAAGCGCATGCTGATAGGGGTGAGTGGGCCATCATCTTGGGAATCCTGCACTCATGGCGAGCAACTAACCTCGAGGCAATAGCTGGAGGGAAACGCTGGCAAGAATAGCAACGAGGGTCTCAAGGGGGCTCGACCAAAGGTGGACTGAAAGTTGTCGAGACCAGCCACCTTTGAACAGTATTGGTGTATTGCAGTTTCTGATCAGGATGTTTGGCTAGATAGTTCACTATCAAGGTGGCCCAACACACATCGGATACCACACACCATTTCCATGACCAATCTTAACAATCAGGATATGATTTAGGAGCCTTCCTCCCGTTGACCTAGTTTCAGGTAAAACTCAGGCGATTCGAGAGTCCTTGCCTTGATAAGGTTTATTTTGGTACCCTGCCCTCCTGACGATGTTCTATTTTTTACAGGGAAGTTTGACCTCAAGACGCAAAGCGTCGACATGTTCCTAGTGATAGAAAGAGGACTTACCACTGCTATCCCTGCTGTGCCCTAACAGCTTACGTTGGTTTTGTCTTATGCTGCCTCTCTAGTGTTGCCAGCATAGATCAAAAGGTGCTTGCTTCACTATGATACTCACCCATCCGTTGCAAGTTGACGACGCGGCAGGTCAAGTCTCCGCCGAATTTAAAACAAAAGCACAGGTACGAAAGGTTTTGATGATTTACAACTCAATAAATCTCACCCGAAAATAAAAAGGGTGTAAACCAGTAAGTTAACGAAGAATGCAAAAAGATTCCATGAAAACCAACCAAGAGATATACGAAACTAACTGGCAATTCAATGAAAGCTAGACCAAAGCTACTCTAGTAGGGGTTGTTTGTCTCCCGAATAGTTACATCAGTACTCGCTGCCGGGGTCAAGCATTGTACAACCACGATGAAGTGACGCACTACACTCTACGGAAGGTCACTTTAATGCCATGCaccacatcatcatcaataTCACGAAGAAGTACCAAGATTCAACATGAGACCAAATTTCCTCCAAAGAGGTTGTATTCAGCTACTCCGCTTTTGCTTTTTCTATGCTCTGCCACCTCGAAAAACGAAGCTTTTCAACCCCAGTAACTACACTAAACCACGATCGACTTGAGAAGGAAAAAAGTCGATGCGCGAGAGAGTATCCCTCCCACATCGCAAACGTCCGCCCTTGATTCCCCCCTCTTTTGTTCTTCTATGTTTGTTGTGTggtagtcgtcgtcgtcgggcggATTTAcgcgccgttgccgttgtaGGCAACCAGGTTGGGGCTGCCGTTCAGGGTGCCGGTGACACGGCCGGAGGTGCCGAGGGCCTTGATGcgggcggtgacggcggccggggtggtgaggccctcgagagcctggaggtagacggcgaggccggcgacgtgggGGGCGGCCATGGAGGTTCCGCTGATGGAGTTGGTGGCCGAGTTGCCGCCGATCCAGGCCGagaggacgccgacgccaggggcgaagatgtcgacgccggcaccgtAGTTGGTGAAGGTGGCCGGGCGCCAGCTGGAGTCGATGGCAGCGACGGTGAGGGCGTTGGGGGCGTTGGCGGGGGACTGGCTggagacggggagggggcggccgAACTGGTCaccgttgccggcggcgacgacggagagGACGCCGCGGGTGTAGGCGGCCTGGATGGCGTTGGTCCaggtggtggaggcggggccgccgagggacAGGTTGATGACGGAGCGGCCGGCACGGGACTTGGAGGTGATGTCGTTCACGGCCCAGTTGAAGCCGGCCaggatggaggaggtggtgccCTGGGCGCCCTGGAAGACCTTGACGGAGATGAGGTTGGTCTAGAGAGAGGTTTGGTCAGCATCCGGCGGATGGGATAGAGAACTGTGACTATATGAAGATGATGTgagaggggaaaggaaggggggggaaggtgAGATAGAGTCCGTCTGGGTGAACTGCATCTCGGGAAGAcgatggatgatggggggggggttggaaCGAGACAGAAGAGAGATACTCACGCGCTTGGCAACACCGTAGGTCGAGCCACCGATGGTTCCGGCAACGTGGGTGCCGTGGCCGAGGGTGTCGGTGTGGGTGCCGGTGAAGGCGTTGTAGCCGAGGGTGATGCGGCCGGTGAACTGGGTGTGGGAGGCAATAACACCGGAGTCGACGACGTAGGCGTAGGTGTCAGCACCGGCCGTGGTGTCGTAGATGTACTGGGTCGAGCCCGAGGTGCGGTGGGAGATGGAACCCAGACCCCAGGGGGCGCCGGACTGGGTAGTCAGGGCGCGGTCCTCGATCTTGAAGTCGGAGAGGTACATGTAGTAGTCGggctcgacgatggcgacctgtgggggggggggggggggggggggggggtgtcaGACGGTtcatacacatacacacactctctctctacGCTCCGCAGCTCCGTGGGAGGACAGGAAGGGGGATGAGACTCACATCCGGGCtggccttgatctcggcaATGGTGGCATCGTCGAACTCGCCCGAGTAGGCGTTCCAGTTGCTGATGTTGAACTTGTTCTCGACACCGGCGGTGTCACGCTTGCCGAGGGAGCGCTTGTGGACGTCGGCGACCCAGTTCAGGTGGGACTCGACGTTGGCACCGGCGTCCTCCTTGAGGGTGACGATGTACTTgccggggacggcggcgggctcgtcgcggcggtcgaggacgggcgcggcgaggacggccggGAGCAGGGCTccgatggcgagggcgaggcggcgaaggtTGGCCATTGCGATGGGGGTTGACTGATCAAGGAACCGAGAGGGAGGGCTGGAGAGGCAGACAAGAGCGGATGGGgctggagagaaagaagagacGGTTCAAGGACGAGGGACGATGGCCTCACTTTATACTCGATCTCACGAGCATGTCGTTCCTGTCTCCTCGAGGACTCGAGAgccgagacgagacgagacgggacGATGTCCACGACGGAGATGTTGTCAGCTCACGCTCCCATTGCGCCTATCTGCGTCATATCTTGCGTGATGCTCTGCCAAGCTGCGACTTGTGAGCTCGATGCCGTTCAAGCTGCCTAAAACGGATCTAGAGGCAGACGGCTGCGAGGGCATCTGGGGCATCTGGGGGGCATCTGAGCAAGGAAATAAGGGTGTGTGTAATGTGCGTGCGCGGTCTTGGAAGAGGGAAGCACGCGAGGCCGCTCGACACTCGTGCGAGGTGTTGTTACCTTCCAAAAAGCCTCGCCTAGAAGCTTACATTGTGGCCGCCGACCCTGCAATATTCCATGCGTGCCCAGCTTTCTTCTGGACTCTGCCCTGTCTTGGTAAAGTTGACGTGTGATATGCTCGCTCGCTGTTCAGGTTGTGAGGAGGACTTGACTGGACCCCAAGACAAGCTGTCGAGCTCCGAGCACCACTACGGCCTTCTCTCGGGGGGAGCTAGAGTGGGAGAGGGTCCCCGGAAAG
This window contains:
- a CDS encoding Putative alcohol dehydrogenase, zinc-type, GroES-like superfamily, NAD(P)-binding domain superfamily yields the protein MLTTDYKFEGWLGLDKSAADGNMVWREFEPKPWEETDVDLRVTHSGICGTDLHTLRSGWYEAPYPICVGHEIVGVVVRVGSEVGGDIVVGDRVGVGAQANSCLGRFGPCKPCDAGDEPYCGKLVHTYGAVHYNGGKAMGGYATYHRCPSQFVFKLDARLDSASVAPMLCGGVTVYSPLKRNGCGPGKTVGVVGVGGLGHCAILFARALGADRVVGISRGGSKREEVLGMGADDYIATSEQPDWAAAHSGSFDIVINTVGTNKMPFGEYLGLVGVDGTFIQVGLPDDGNFEVSPMLLVSRRIRLTGSSIGSRGEIREMLDLAADKGIKLWVQERPMSEANQGIVDFEAGKARYRYVLTL
- a CDS encoding Putative flavin reductase like domain, FMN-binding split barrel gives rise to the protein MFYQPGVSDHGLPYDPFKACVVPRAIGWISSVSADGEHNLAPYSQFTNVSFDPPMVMFSANQTYDGTRKDTVNNIERTGSFCWQLATYALRDAVNVSAEAVGPDEDEFVRAGLEKTWSRSLKTPVPMVAASPVRFECEYMQTVRLPGNPPMGAVDVVFARVVGVHVDESVLTEGRIDVSKTNPIARLGYFEYGVISESFEMIVPGDKRMLIGLEGNAGKNSNEGLKGARPKVD
- a CDS encoding Putative peptidase S8 propeptide/proteinase inhibitor I9, producing the protein MANLRRLALAIGALLPAVLAAPVLDRRDEPAAVPGKYIVTLKEDAGANVESHLNWVADVHKRSLGKRDTAGVENKFNISNWNAYSGEFDDATIAEIKASPDVAIVEPDYYMYLSDFKIEDRALTTQSGAPWGLGSISHRTSGSTQYIYDTTAGADTYAYVVDSGVIASHTQFTGRITLGYNAFTGTHTDTLGHGTHVAGTIGGSTYGVAKRTNLISVKVFQGAQGTTSSILAGFNWAVNDITSKSRAGRSVINLSLGGPASTTWTNAIQAAYTRGVLSVVAAGNGDQFGRPLPVSSQSPANAPNALTVAAIDSSWRPATFTNYGAGVDIFAPGVGVLSAWIGGNSATNSISGTSMAAPHVAGLAVYLQALEGLTTPAAVTARIKALGTSGRVTGTLNGSPNLVAYNGNGA